One stretch of Flavobacterium sp. 9 DNA includes these proteins:
- a CDS encoding nitrate/nitrite transporter translates to MSNLSQSHRILFLNTLAFTICFACWTLNGVLVTYLVDKGIFNWTVVETGWLLGIPILSGSIFRLPIGILTDKYGGKVIFSILLILCSIPLFLLPFANSFWSFAVLSFFFGLVGTSFAVGIGYTSIWYPKDWQGRALGIFGMGNAGAAITTFAAPTLLNNFSETDPQNGWKMLPFLYGAVLVVIGILFIVFAKNKTNPGVSKTMKELLSPLKNIRVWRFGTYYFLVFGCFVAYSQWLVPNFMNVYHTTLVMGGMFATMFSLPSGIVRAFGGYLSDKFGARKVMYWVLGSSIVISFLLMFPKMEILTAGPGVLASTNGVVTEISANEIVVNGKPHKINKKETSESHDTAIFPVKNSWQEIVVEQNQQVKKKELLAQGITQIKFSANLWVYVVLVILIGISWGIGKAAVYKHIPEYFPNEVGVVGGMVGLIGGLGGFVGPIIFGYLLNYTGLWTSSWIFIFVISVLCLLWMHRTIINVMRTKSPNFTRDIEDNH, encoded by the coding sequence ATGAGTAATCTGTCTCAATCCCATAGAATTCTATTTTTAAACACATTAGCATTCACTATTTGCTTTGCCTGTTGGACCTTAAATGGTGTTTTGGTAACATATCTTGTTGATAAAGGAATCTTTAACTGGACAGTTGTCGAAACAGGTTGGTTGCTTGGAATTCCTATTTTATCAGGTTCAATATTTAGACTTCCAATAGGCATATTGACAGATAAATATGGAGGTAAGGTAATATTTTCGATCTTATTAATTCTGTGTTCAATTCCGCTTTTTCTTCTTCCTTTTGCTAACTCTTTTTGGAGTTTTGCAGTACTAAGTTTTTTCTTCGGATTAGTAGGTACAAGCTTTGCAGTAGGTATTGGTTATACTTCTATTTGGTATCCCAAAGATTGGCAGGGTAGAGCTTTAGGTATCTTCGGAATGGGAAATGCAGGTGCTGCAATTACAACTTTTGCTGCTCCGACATTATTAAATAACTTCTCAGAAACTGATCCACAAAACGGATGGAAAATGCTGCCATTTCTTTATGGTGCTGTATTAGTAGTTATAGGTATACTTTTTATTGTTTTTGCGAAAAACAAAACCAATCCCGGAGTTTCAAAAACAATGAAAGAACTACTGTCTCCTCTTAAAAATATTCGAGTTTGGAGATTTGGAACCTACTATTTTTTAGTCTTTGGATGTTTTGTAGCTTATTCACAATGGTTGGTTCCTAACTTCATGAACGTCTATCATACTACATTGGTAATGGGCGGAATGTTTGCAACCATGTTCAGTTTACCATCCGGAATTGTCAGAGCCTTTGGCGGATATTTATCAGACAAGTTTGGAGCTAGAAAAGTAATGTATTGGGTTCTTGGCTCTTCGATAGTAATTAGTTTTTTACTGATGTTCCCAAAAATGGAAATTCTGACAGCAGGTCCCGGAGTTTTAGCAAGTACAAATGGCGTAGTTACTGAGATTTCTGCTAATGAAATAGTGGTAAATGGTAAACCTCATAAAATCAATAAAAAAGAAACTTCAGAAAGTCATGACACAGCAATTTTTCCTGTAAAAAATTCCTGGCAGGAAATCGTAGTCGAGCAAAATCAGCAAGTAAAAAAGAAAGAACTATTAGCTCAGGGTATTACGCAAATCAAGTTTAGCGCCAATCTTTGGGTATATGTAGTTTTGGTAATCCTTATAGGTATTTCATGGGGAATTGGTAAAGCTGCGGTTTACAAACATATACCTGAATATTTCCCTAACGAAGTTGGTGTAGTAGGAGGAATGGTTGGTTTAATAGGTGGTTTGGGCGGATTTGTTGGCCCTATCATCTTTGGTTATCTACTTAATTATACTGGACTCTGGACCAGCTCATGGATATTTATTTTCGTCATTTCTGTTCTTTGTTTGCTTTGGATGCATAGAACAATCATAAATGTAATGCGAACAAAATCACCCAACTTCACCAGAGATATTGAAGACAATCATTAA
- a CDS encoding RagB/SusD family nutrient uptake outer membrane protein — MKKIIITILLSAGLFSSCADLEVTPTSFVTEDNYFKTQDDAIASVTAVYASLSLDPGEQSLFGRNLYFLTDMGSDYAAAGVSATNPQVRAMSSLTHDATNDRVQVAWRQIYAGINRANVAIDNVPKVAGNEVIKTRLINEAKFIRGLLYFQAVRIWGGVPIVLHEPTSIQLESLKSRRETVDAVYTQIISDLNAAENLPATYPATDAGRATSGAAKAILTKVYLTRKDYPNAILKAREVINGGYGYALFENFQDIFTKTKKNGKEHIFSVQFEANQAGNGSSGSTFQSTSFTGFTATEPADIISDVALFYDIYAAGDVRRDVSYAKTLPIPGTANIYTFPKPIFKKYLDLTNLATPGNVAINFPLIRYADILLSLAESINEQGGPTPEAYELINQVRRRAFAKPINTPDPTVDLVGLDQVTFRAALQEERKKEFVQEGQRWFDLVRWGTLVTEVKKVTAKNSVSARNNLYPIPQSERNIDPVGLPQNPGY, encoded by the coding sequence ATGAAAAAGATTATAATAACAATACTATTAAGCGCCGGTTTATTTTCGTCGTGCGCAGATTTAGAGGTAACACCTACCTCTTTTGTAACCGAAGACAATTACTTTAAAACTCAAGATGATGCAATTGCAAGTGTAACCGCAGTTTATGCCTCTTTGAGTCTTGATCCGGGAGAACAAAGTTTATTTGGCAGAAACCTGTATTTCCTTACAGACATGGGATCTGATTATGCTGCTGCAGGAGTTTCTGCTACAAATCCTCAGGTTAGAGCGATGAGCAGTTTGACTCATGATGCAACAAATGACCGTGTTCAGGTGGCTTGGCGCCAAATTTACGCTGGAATAAACAGAGCAAACGTAGCGATAGATAATGTGCCTAAAGTAGCTGGTAATGAAGTGATCAAAACCAGATTAATCAATGAAGCAAAATTCATAAGAGGATTATTGTACTTTCAGGCTGTTCGTATTTGGGGCGGAGTTCCAATCGTTTTACACGAACCAACTTCTATACAATTAGAAAGCCTTAAATCAAGAAGAGAAACCGTTGATGCAGTTTACACACAAATCATTTCAGACTTAAATGCTGCCGAAAATTTGCCTGCAACATATCCTGCAACTGATGCCGGACGTGCAACTTCTGGAGCTGCAAAAGCAATTTTGACTAAAGTATATTTGACCAGAAAAGATTATCCAAATGCAATCTTAAAAGCAAGAGAAGTAATCAACGGAGGTTACGGATATGCATTATTCGAAAACTTTCAGGATATCTTCACTAAAACAAAAAAGAACGGAAAAGAACATATATTCTCTGTTCAGTTTGAAGCTAATCAAGCAGGAAACGGATCAAGCGGAAGTACTTTTCAATCTACTTCTTTTACAGGATTTACAGCAACAGAACCTGCAGATATTATCTCTGACGTAGCATTATTCTATGATATTTATGCTGCCGGAGATGTTCGAAGAGATGTTAGTTATGCTAAGACTTTACCAATTCCGGGAACTGCAAATATTTATACTTTTCCGAAGCCAATTTTCAAAAAATATCTGGATTTAACCAATTTGGCAACACCAGGAAATGTGGCTATTAATTTCCCGCTTATTCGTTATGCAGATATTTTATTATCTCTTGCAGAATCGATTAATGAGCAAGGAGGTCCAACTCCAGAAGCTTATGAATTAATTAATCAGGTAAGAAGAAGAGCTTTTGCAAAACCAATTAACACGCCAGATCCAACGGTAGATTTGGTTGGATTAGATCAGGTAACTTTTAGAGCAGCACTTCAGGAAGAGCGTAAAAAAGAATTTGTTCAGGAAGGACAAAGATGGTTTGACCTTGTACGTTGGGGAACTCTTGTAACTGAAGTGAAAAAAGTAACGGCAAAAAACTCAGTTTCAGCACGTAATAATCTATATCCAATTCCGCAAAGCGAAAGAAATATTGACCCAGTTGGGTTGCCACAAAATCCAGGTTACTAA
- a CDS encoding magnesium transporter MgtE N-terminal domain-containing protein: MKTWLDKWEPEDDEFWNAAGSKIAWRTLIITTLTLILSFASWFMMSVIAVKLPGLGFYFSKDQLFWLTAIPGLSAGFLRIIHTFILPIFGTRHVVSFATAIKLIPVIGIGFAVMDLSTPFWVFALLAFTTGFGGGDFSSYMPSTSLFFPKRLKGTALGIQAGIGNFGVSVAQFVTPLIISVSIYGAASVFTSIDHKEAIVVFQNASIEKQKEVFSGLIPEVQARILTNVSETIRDSVSASIKSDDKVALFTALPVKAKAKAIANANPKMAEKILNDISPENTAVKNQEIYLQSAAFWYAPFLILLAFISWFYLKSIPMKASIKEQMDIFSNKHTWYCTITYVMTFGTFAGLSAAFPLMIKFLYGDFPNAPDPLVYAFYGPLIGSASRIAFGFVADRVGGAILTTITGLGILAGSIILVTEGLVSPTSMDQFPLFVTVILAMFFFTGIGNAGTFRQYPIIFAENQRQAAGVIGWTAAIAAFGPFIFSKLIGNNLSANGTVNQFFIGVAVFTILATGINWWFYNRKGCEKPS, from the coding sequence ATGAAAACTTGGTTAGACAAATGGGAGCCCGAAGATGATGAGTTTTGGAATGCTGCCGGAAGTAAAATTGCCTGGAGAACTTTAATAATAACAACATTAACATTAATATTATCCTTTGCTTCATGGTTTATGATGAGCGTTATTGCTGTTAAATTACCAGGATTAGGATTTTATTTTTCCAAAGATCAGCTTTTTTGGTTAACAGCAATTCCGGGTCTATCAGCAGGTTTTTTACGAATTATACACACTTTTATATTACCAATCTTCGGAACCAGACATGTAGTTTCTTTTGCTACAGCAATTAAATTAATTCCAGTAATTGGAATTGGTTTCGCAGTAATGGATTTAAGTACTCCGTTTTGGGTTTTTGCTTTGTTAGCTTTTACAACCGGTTTTGGTGGTGGAGATTTCTCTTCTTATATGCCAAGTACAAGTTTGTTTTTTCCTAAAAGACTTAAAGGGACAGCACTTGGAATTCAAGCCGGAATCGGAAATTTTGGTGTTTCAGTAGCTCAATTTGTTACTCCACTTATTATTAGTGTTAGTATCTATGGTGCCGCATCAGTATTTACAAGTATTGATCATAAAGAAGCAATAGTTGTTTTTCAAAATGCCAGTATCGAAAAACAAAAAGAAGTTTTTTCAGGTCTAATACCTGAGGTTCAAGCCAGAATATTGACAAATGTAAGTGAAACTATTAGAGACTCCGTAAGTGCATCAATCAAATCAGATGATAAAGTCGCTCTTTTTACTGCATTGCCTGTAAAAGCAAAAGCAAAGGCTATTGCAAATGCAAACCCTAAAATGGCTGAAAAAATACTAAATGATATCAGTCCTGAAAATACGGCGGTTAAAAACCAGGAAATCTACTTACAATCGGCAGCATTTTGGTATGCTCCTTTTTTAATATTATTGGCCTTTATAAGTTGGTTTTACTTAAAAAGTATTCCAATGAAAGCTTCTATAAAAGAGCAAATGGATATTTTTTCTAATAAACACACTTGGTATTGTACCATTACTTATGTAATGACTTTTGGAACCTTTGCGGGTTTATCAGCAGCATTTCCATTGATGATTAAGTTTTTATATGGTGATTTTCCAAATGCACCAGATCCTTTAGTATATGCTTTTTATGGTCCACTTATAGGATCAGCGAGTAGAATTGCTTTTGGTTTTGTAGCAGATAGAGTTGGTGGCGCAATACTAACTACAATCACAGGTTTAGGAATTTTAGCAGGATCAATAATTTTAGTTACAGAAGGATTAGTTTCACCAACAAGTATGGATCAATTTCCCCTATTTGTAACAGTGATTTTAGCAATGTTCTTCTTTACAGGAATCGGAAACGCTGGAACATTTAGACAATACCCAATTATTTTTGCCGAAAATCAACGTCAGGCAGCTGGAGTTATCGGATGGACAGCAGCAATTGCAGCATTTGGACCATTTATATTTTCTAAGTTAATCGGAAATAATTTATCTGCTAATGGCACTGTAAATCAATTCTTTATTGGTGTTGCTGTTTTCACTATATTAGCTACAGGTATCAATTGGTGGTTCTATAATCGTAAAGGTTGCGAGAAACCAAGTTAA
- a CDS encoding molybdopterin oxidoreductase family protein, whose product MAKLPVSTEKIIEDFGPHLNYAPKDGYAGRDEPDSLVKTHCCFCGMQCGIQLSVKDNKVVGFEPWMEFPFNEGRLCPKGVQRYLQNNHPDRLLHPIKRVEGKDFEKTSWDDAMDKTVSEIKRIQEKYGKHAFSMLSGVSLTNEKSYLVGKFARVALKTRNLDYNGRLCMVSAGAGNKKAFGLDRASNNYSDLEYAEVIIVAGANISETFPTLTHWIWKARDRGAKLIVIDPRMIPLARTADVHLDVRPGTDSALYGAMLKYLVDHDMLDHDFIDNYTSGFQETIDAVKDYTLEWAEEITGIDKNKIKEAAELWGKAKTSFLLHARGIEHHSKGVDNVLGCINLVLATGRIGRPYCGYGTITGQGNGQGGREHGHKCDQLPGNRDIENPEHRKYISEVWGIDEKDMPGKGLTAYEIIEAIHRDEIKGLISICFNPLVSLPNNNYVRSALEKLEFYVCIDFFLNETARHADIVLAGSLQEEEEGTTTSAEGRVIRIRQAVTPPGEARTDTSILLEIAKRLGEEDKFTYDSSEAIFNELRVASKGGTADYFGISYKKVEDNMGVFWPCPTDDHPGTPRLWEDKKFATPDKKAHFNPAPYKLPGEITDAEYPVILTTGRVVSQYLSGTQTRRIGKLVDQFPEPLLEIHPEMALKYGIKQHELVRVATRRGEGIFPANIVETIRKDTVFIPYHWPGAKSANQLTPGTLDPISKIPEFKVCACLLDPLGEIAPLSKESQAYASI is encoded by the coding sequence ATGGCAAAATTACCCGTATCAACCGAGAAAATTATTGAAGATTTTGGTCCTCATTTAAATTATGCGCCCAAAGATGGTTACGCAGGTAGAGATGAGCCAGATAGTTTGGTAAAAACACATTGTTGTTTTTGCGGAATGCAATGTGGTATTCAATTATCAGTAAAAGATAATAAAGTCGTTGGTTTTGAACCATGGATGGAATTTCCTTTCAATGAAGGACGTTTGTGTCCAAAAGGAGTTCAGCGTTATTTGCAAAATAATCATCCGGATCGTCTTTTACATCCCATAAAAAGAGTAGAAGGAAAAGACTTTGAGAAAACGTCTTGGGATGATGCAATGGATAAAACGGTATCAGAGATAAAAAGAATTCAGGAAAAATACGGGAAACATGCTTTTTCAATGTTATCAGGAGTATCACTTACTAACGAAAAAAGTTATTTAGTTGGGAAATTTGCCCGAGTAGCGTTAAAAACCAGAAATCTGGATTATAACGGAAGACTTTGTATGGTAAGTGCAGGAGCCGGAAACAAAAAAGCTTTTGGACTAGATCGTGCTTCAAACAATTATTCTGATTTAGAATATGCCGAAGTAATCATTGTAGCCGGAGCAAATATCAGTGAAACTTTCCCAACATTAACACATTGGATTTGGAAAGCCAGAGATCGTGGAGCGAAATTAATTGTAATCGATCCAAGAATGATTCCATTAGCAAGAACTGCCGATGTGCATTTAGATGTAAGACCGGGAACAGATTCTGCATTATATGGTGCAATGCTTAAATATCTCGTAGATCACGATATGTTGGATCACGATTTTATTGATAATTATACATCAGGCTTTCAGGAAACGATAGATGCTGTAAAAGATTATACCCTTGAATGGGCAGAAGAAATTACAGGTATTGATAAAAATAAAATAAAAGAAGCCGCTGAATTATGGGGAAAAGCTAAAACTAGTTTCCTACTTCATGCACGCGGAATTGAACACCATTCAAAAGGAGTTGATAATGTTTTGGGTTGTATAAATCTTGTTCTGGCAACCGGAAGAATCGGTAGACCTTATTGTGGATACGGAACAATTACAGGGCAAGGAAACGGACAAGGAGGAAGAGAACACGGACATAAATGTGATCAATTGCCTGGAAACCGAGATATTGAGAATCCGGAACACAGAAAATACATATCTGAAGTTTGGGGAATCGATGAAAAAGATATGCCTGGAAAAGGGCTTACGGCATATGAAATTATAGAGGCTATTCATAGAGATGAAATCAAAGGACTTATTTCGATTTGTTTCAATCCACTAGTTTCATTGCCAAATAATAATTATGTAAGATCAGCACTCGAAAAATTAGAGTTTTACGTTTGTATTGATTTCTTTTTGAATGAAACGGCTCGTCATGCAGATATTGTTTTAGCAGGTTCTTTACAGGAAGAAGAAGAAGGAACAACAACTTCAGCGGAAGGTCGCGTGATCCGAATTCGTCAGGCAGTAACACCTCCGGGAGAAGCAAGAACAGATACTTCTATTTTACTGGAAATAGCCAAGCGATTAGGTGAAGAAGATAAGTTTACTTATGATAGTAGTGAAGCTATTTTTAATGAGTTACGTGTAGCTTCAAAAGGTGGAACGGCAGATTATTTTGGAATATCATATAAAAAAGTAGAAGATAATATGGGCGTTTTTTGGCCATGTCCAACAGACGATCATCCCGGAACACCACGATTATGGGAAGATAAAAAATTTGCAACACCAGATAAAAAAGCACACTTTAATCCGGCGCCTTACAAATTACCGGGCGAAATTACCGATGCTGAATATCCTGTTATTTTGACAACAGGTCGTGTGGTTTCTCAATATTTAAGCGGAACCCAAACACGAAGAATTGGTAAATTGGTAGATCAATTTCCAGAACCGCTTTTAGAAATTCATCCGGAAATGGCTTTAAAATATGGAATCAAGCAACATGAATTAGTACGAGTTGCAACACGACGTGGAGAAGGAATTTTTCCGGCAAATATCGTAGAAACCATTAGAAAAGATACTGTTTTTATACCGTATCATTGGCCTGGAGCCAAATCTGCAAATCAATTGACACCGGGAACTTTAGATCCAATTTCAAAAATTCCGGAATTTAAAGTTTGTGCCTGTTTATTAGATCCGTTAGGAGAAATAGCTCCATTATCAAAAGAATCGCAAGCATATGCAAGTATATAA
- a CDS encoding MFS transporter, with amino-acid sequence MKNKTFNTKALLVATLVSALTIVLVFYGSRQLQNFDAALVTYLFGTIFAFFGIVYRYTVWLQRPPTWMYFKRSLRFLFTGKIFSHMWFLGKESVENIVIQKFIYPRSKYRWAAHFCIALGCMSAFAITIPLTFGWIHFTLAQDSISIYEAHFFGFKMMDFKIGSFLAFLIFHALNWSSWLVIIGSVYYLRRRLTNPGLIATQSFEGDLLPLILLIAISVTGLCLTYSYQFMKGFAYDFLAVIHAVTVIMFLIWIPFGKFFHIIQRPAQIGAHIYKQEGIKKGMAVCPHTGDEFATKLHIADLKIVTKQLGFDFTHEDGTSHLDLSPEGKRSRLAQAHLKARLENGGKLFG; translated from the coding sequence ATGAAAAATAAAACTTTTAATACCAAAGCTTTACTCGTTGCAACACTGGTTTCGGCATTAACTATCGTGTTAGTGTTTTACGGATCCAGACAACTGCAAAATTTTGATGCAGCGTTAGTTACTTACTTGTTTGGGACAATATTCGCTTTCTTTGGAATTGTATATCGTTATACAGTTTGGTTACAGCGTCCGCCAACATGGATGTATTTCAAACGAAGTCTTAGATTTTTGTTTACGGGAAAAATATTTTCTCATATGTGGTTTTTAGGAAAAGAATCGGTTGAAAATATAGTAATTCAAAAGTTCATTTACCCAAGAAGCAAATACCGTTGGGCAGCCCATTTTTGTATCGCATTAGGATGTATGTCAGCTTTTGCCATAACAATCCCATTAACCTTTGGTTGGATACATTTTACATTGGCACAAGATTCTATTTCGATTTATGAAGCGCATTTCTTTGGGTTTAAAATGATGGATTTTAAGATTGGATCTTTCTTAGCATTTCTAATCTTTCACGCCCTAAACTGGTCTTCATGGTTAGTAATAATTGGATCTGTTTATTATTTAAGAAGGCGATTAACAAATCCGGGTTTAATTGCGACTCAATCTTTTGAAGGAGATTTATTGCCGCTTATTTTATTGATAGCAATATCAGTTACCGGTTTGTGTCTTACGTACTCTTATCAGTTCATGAAAGGATTTGCATATGATTTCTTAGCCGTAATTCATGCCGTAACAGTCATTATGTTTTTGATATGGATTCCTTTTGGAAAGTTTTTTCACATAATTCAGCGTCCCGCACAGATTGGAGCACATATTTATAAACAAGAAGGAATTAAAAAAGGAATGGCAGTTTGTCCTCATACAGGCGATGAATTTGCAACCAAACTACATATCGCCGATTTAAAAATTGTTACAAAACAATTAGGATTTGATTTCACGCATGAAGACGGAACATCACATTTAGATTTAAGTCCCGAAGGAAAAAGATCTCGCTTAGCTCAGGCACATTTAAAAGCAAGATTAGAGAACGGCGGAAAGTTATTTGGATAA
- a CDS encoding TonB-dependent receptor: MKKKLNIYSLLFLLLFSAGINAQNTTPLIQSKLDGTVVDDVTNQPIIGASVVIKGTTHGVQTDAEGKFYFQTGQKFPYTLIVTYIGYKKTEIVVEKNPVTINLKEERQELDELVVVGYGSQKRKDITGSVASVPKANLSQVTSSADNLLRGAIPGVVVTQSSGRPGASSSVRIRGGNSITAGNEPLYVVDGILIYNDNNNSTAGVTNAGATVNVLSTINPGDIESIEVLKDASATAIYGSRGANGVVIITTKKGVKGQDNISYQGYIGFQNVSKRLHLMNASQWASLRNDVQASIGQAPSFTPAQIEAFKTSGSYNWQDAVFRSDAPIQNHQLSFSGGDDRSRYAISAGYFQQDGIVIASDFKRISLRANYERNYSQNFKFGVNANYSNSVSNGIGTNGGAAAGRQPNPLVVALYQPPVVPIKNPDGSYNLTNNPYATATNGIIPNPINDLVSTTNETKINRILTSLFGEYKITKKLTAKVAVSGDVINTKQNYYAPATTTSGAGTKGLASVGDRLVSSVLNENTLNYNTNFGENHKFSALGGYTLQYTQGEVVNAGAQTFVNDSNTYNALQDGVPVKPYSDAFESVLKSWLTRVNYSYKGKYNFTLSARADGSSRFGSESLWGYFPSAGFSWNITDESFASNIKGLTEAKLRITAGTTGNQEIGNYLSLAQMGSVNYSFGGTLQTGLAPTRLANPDLKWEKTNQYNVGLDLSLLDRKINFVFDVYYKKTNDLLINVPIPLTSGYATVLQNIGGVENKGIEIGLITENIKTENFSWNSNFVFSANKNKVVSIGNGVNQFFPVVPNGSLLQQQPVTVKVGLPLGTFWGYRTAGIFQTQEEINTQPKINSLANTKIGDRKYVDTNGDGVITALDKGNLGSSQPKFVGSFSNTISYHDFDLNFSFQGAYGGKVFNALNQQLEISTLGTNANVTLDNRWTPTNTNTDVPRATSSPLGIVSERYVEDASFLRLKLITLGYTLPKSLSSRLGTKSIKFYVSAENLITWTKYTGFDPEVSSYEQNNLYPGIDFGAYPNSKTFISGLNVTF; encoded by the coding sequence ATGAAAAAAAAATTAAACATATACTCATTGCTTTTTCTCCTGCTATTTTCGGCGGGAATTAATGCCCAGAATACCACCCCGCTTATTCAATCTAAACTTGACGGAACTGTTGTTGATGATGTTACAAATCAACCAATTATAGGAGCTTCTGTAGTAATTAAAGGTACAACACACGGAGTTCAGACAGATGCTGAAGGAAAATTTTATTTTCAAACAGGACAAAAATTCCCTTACACTTTAATCGTAACTTATATAGGATATAAGAAAACGGAAATAGTCGTAGAAAAAAATCCTGTTACTATTAACTTAAAAGAAGAACGTCAGGAACTGGATGAATTAGTAGTTGTAGGTTACGGTTCTCAAAAGAGAAAAGACATTACGGGTTCTGTAGCATCGGTTCCAAAAGCCAATTTATCGCAAGTAACTTCATCCGCAGATAATCTATTACGCGGTGCAATTCCCGGTGTGGTAGTTACACAAAGTTCGGGTCGTCCCGGAGCTTCTTCAAGTGTTCGTATCAGAGGAGGAAACTCAATTACAGCGGGTAATGAACCTCTTTATGTTGTTGATGGAATCCTGATTTATAATGACAATAATAATAGTACGGCGGGTGTTACGAATGCCGGTGCAACTGTAAATGTTTTGTCGACTATTAATCCCGGAGATATAGAATCTATTGAGGTTTTGAAAGATGCTTCTGCAACCGCAATTTACGGTTCTCGTGGTGCTAATGGAGTTGTAATTATCACAACCAAAAAAGGAGTAAAAGGTCAAGACAATATTTCGTATCAAGGTTATATTGGATTTCAAAATGTTTCGAAAAGATTACATTTAATGAATGCCAGCCAATGGGCAAGTTTACGTAATGATGTTCAGGCAAGTATTGGTCAGGCACCATCTTTTACACCGGCTCAAATAGAAGCTTTTAAAACTTCAGGAAGTTACAACTGGCAAGATGCTGTTTTTAGATCTGACGCGCCAATTCAAAATCATCAATTATCATTTTCAGGTGGAGACGATCGTTCTCGTTATGCTATTTCAGCAGGTTATTTTCAACAGGACGGGATTGTTATTGCATCTGATTTTAAAAGAATTTCGCTTCGTGCTAACTACGAAAGAAACTATTCTCAGAACTTTAAATTTGGTGTAAACGCTAATTACAGTAATTCAGTTTCAAATGGTATTGGTACAAATGGCGGTGCCGCTGCAGGAAGACAGCCAAATCCTTTGGTTGTAGCTTTATATCAACCGCCTGTAGTTCCTATTAAAAATCCTGACGGAAGTTATAATCTAACAAACAATCCATACGCAACTGCAACAAATGGTATTATTCCTAACCCAATTAATGATTTGGTTAGTACAACTAATGAAACAAAAATTAACAGAATTCTAACCAGTTTATTTGGTGAATACAAAATCACAAAAAAATTGACTGCAAAAGTTGCTGTTAGTGGAGATGTTATCAATACGAAACAAAATTATTATGCTCCGGCAACAACTACTTCAGGAGCCGGAACTAAAGGTTTAGCTTCTGTTGGAGACAGACTTGTAAGTTCTGTATTGAACGAAAATACCTTAAATTATAATACTAATTTCGGTGAAAACCATAAATTCTCAGCATTAGGAGGATATACGCTTCAATACACTCAAGGTGAAGTTGTTAATGCAGGAGCACAAACATTTGTAAACGACTCAAATACTTACAATGCTTTGCAGGATGGAGTTCCGGTAAAACCATATAGCGATGCATTTGAAAGCGTATTGAAATCATGGTTAACGAGAGTGAATTATTCTTATAAAGGGAAATATAACTTCACATTATCTGCACGTGCGGACGGTTCTTCAAGATTTGGATCAGAATCACTTTGGGGTTACTTTCCTTCAGCAGGATTCTCATGGAATATTACTGATGAAAGTTTTGCAAGCAACATAAAAGGTCTAACAGAAGCAAAACTTAGAATTACAGCCGGAACAACAGGAAATCAAGAAATTGGAAACTATCTTTCTCTAGCTCAAATGGGATCTGTAAACTATTCTTTTGGAGGTACTTTGCAAACAGGTTTAGCACCAACAAGATTAGCAAATCCGGATTTGAAATGGGAAAAAACAAATCAATACAACGTAGGTTTGGATTTATCATTATTAGATCGAAAAATCAACTTTGTATTTGATGTTTACTACAAGAAAACAAACGACTTGCTAATAAATGTACCAATTCCGCTTACTTCTGGTTATGCAACAGTACTTCAGAATATTGGAGGTGTTGAGAATAAAGGTATCGAGATTGGTTTGATTACAGAAAACATCAAAACTGAAAATTTCTCTTGGAATTCGAACTTCGTTTTCTCTGCTAATAAAAACAAAGTAGTTTCTATAGGAAATGGAGTTAATCAATTCTTTCCGGTAGTTCCAAACGGATCATTATTGCAACAACAACCAGTAACTGTAAAAGTAGGATTGCCTTTGGGAACTTTCTGGGGATACAGAACTGCTGGAATTTTCCAGACTCAGGAAGAAATCAATACACAACCTAAAATCAACAGTTTAGCCAATACTAAAATTGGAGACAGAAAATACGTTGATACAAACGGAGACGGCGTAATTACTGCACTTGACAAAGGAAATCTTGGAAGTTCTCAGCCAAAATTCGTAGGAAGTTTTAGCAACACGATTTCTTATCATGATTTTGATCTTAATTTCTCTTTCCAGGGCGCTTATGGCGGAAAAGTGTTTAACGCTTTGAATCAACAATTAGAAATTTCTACGCTTGGAACAAATGCAAATGTTACTTTGGATAATCGTTGGACACCAACAAACACAAATACCGATGTGCCAAGAGCAACAAGTTCTCCGCTTGGGATAGTTTCTGAGCGTTACGTAGAAGATGCTTCTTTCTTAAGATTAAAATTGATCACTTTAGGATATACATTACCAAAAAGCCTTTCGTCAAGATTGGGAACAAAAAGCATCAAATTTTATGTTTCTGCCGAAAACTTAATTACATGGACAAAATACACAGGTTTTGATCCAGAGGTAAGTTCTTATGAGCAAAATAACTTATATCCGGGAATTGATTTTGGTGCTTATCCAAACTCCAAAACATTCATTTCAGGTCTAAACGTAACTTTCTAA